Proteins encoded by one window of Deinococcus radiodurans R1 = ATCC 13939 = DSM 20539:
- a CDS encoding Na(+)/H(+) antiporter subunit B — protein MSPKKKKAPRAASRPQAATAGKPREALASAAPASITSGDPILRTVSRAAFALIMIFALLLLWRGHNAPGGGFIAGLMTACALILHRIATGEDALRTDPARLIPWGAALSFVTGLVPYLLGRPFLKSDYGYFTTALTGEFEWATAMLFDIGVFAVVVGSTMLIVGSLIDVHPTELVEEDE, from the coding sequence ATGAGTCCGAAAAAGAAAAAGGCCCCCCGCGCCGCGTCCCGGCCCCAGGCGGCGACAGCGGGAAAGCCGCGTGAGGCGCTCGCCTCTGCTGCTCCGGCCTCCATCACCAGCGGCGACCCCATCCTGCGGACGGTGAGCCGGGCGGCCTTCGCCCTGATCATGATTTTTGCGCTGCTGCTGCTGTGGCGCGGGCACAACGCACCGGGGGGCGGGTTCATCGCGGGATTGATGACCGCCTGCGCGCTGATTTTGCACCGCATCGCCACCGGGGAAGACGCGCTGCGGACCGACCCCGCGCGGCTCATTCCCTGGGGCGCGGCGCTGTCGTTCGTGACCGGGTTGGTGCCTTACCTGCTGGGCCGGCCCTTCCTGAAAAGCGATTACGGCTACTTCACCACCGCGCTGACCGGCGAGTTCGAGTGGGCCACCGCCATGCTGTTCGACATCGGCGTGTTCGCGGTGGTGGTGGGCAGCACCATGCTCATCGTCGGCTCGCTGATTGACGTGCACCCCACCGAACTGGTCGAGGAGGACGAGTAA
- the mbhE gene encoding hydrogen gas-evolving membrane-bound hydrogenase subunit E, with protein sequence MTLAVLFPFLMAAVCALLGPQLGRRTGYFAAAGFLPALALIPRLFALPAAAPVSEVTRWVPELGLNLVFRGDGFSLLFAALIGVIGTLATLYSVAYLSAGEKFGRFYPYLLCFGGSMLGLVLSDNLVALFGFWEMTSVTSFLLIGLWHTRSAARDGAVKAFLISALGGLGLLAAAAMLSIAGGSPNLSQLDLGAVRASPLFVPALLCTLLAAFTKSAQLPFHIWLPTAMEAPTPISAFLHSATMVKAGVVLVAKFGLIFGTSALWSGITVPLGLLTMVWGSWLALRQTDLKALLAYSTVSQLGLLMSLYGLADAGGRFAATAHLLNHAAFKAALFFVVGIIDHETGTRQIPYLQNLRRQMPVTFVIALLAALSMAGLPPLGGFVSKELFYENMLRAGPGFIAVAVLGSALTLAYSARLLSIFFAPRSGLTPTRRELRQDALKAHVHEAPLGLTLPAGLLAGTALLFGLWPHTAEVLTRTAEAALNFGAVREHLALWHGVTPALLLTGLTWLLGGLLVWQARPFAEVQSRLTPRWNANTVYYSLLQGLNVLASRLIARTQGLALPDQMRISLLAAGLIGGYAVWRSPQVFHGIGSVPLGIVPIAVLLVGGAVGVLLSNNRLTAVIVTGLTGFGSAAAFLALRAPDLALTQLLVEAVTVILFLLAFRYLPGARDLPRARGRLVLDGLLAVAAGVGVTLLVLSSLRFLATPISPWYLVNSYAGGGGKNAVNVLLVDFRGFDTLGEILVVAMVALAVAGLTRLGKPGRPRTERRGVTPSGAPILVPKTPPKSAELPEPPTSPEAPPPESPAPREGGQE encoded by the coding sequence GTGACCCTCGCCGTCCTGTTTCCCTTTCTGATGGCCGCTGTGTGTGCCCTACTTGGGCCTCAACTGGGGCGGCGCACCGGGTACTTTGCCGCCGCCGGGTTTCTGCCCGCGCTGGCGCTGATTCCGCGTCTGTTCGCCCTGCCTGCCGCCGCGCCCGTGAGCGAGGTGACGCGCTGGGTGCCCGAACTGGGGCTGAATCTGGTGTTCCGGGGCGACGGCTTTTCGCTGCTGTTCGCCGCCCTGATCGGGGTGATCGGTACCCTCGCCACGCTGTACTCGGTGGCTTACCTGTCGGCGGGCGAGAAGTTCGGACGCTTTTACCCGTACCTGCTCTGCTTCGGCGGCTCCATGCTGGGGCTGGTGCTCAGCGACAACCTCGTGGCGCTGTTCGGCTTCTGGGAAATGACCAGCGTGACCAGCTTTCTGCTCATCGGGCTGTGGCACACCCGCAGCGCGGCGCGCGACGGAGCGGTCAAGGCGTTTCTGATTTCGGCGCTCGGCGGGCTGGGGCTGCTCGCCGCCGCCGCCATGCTGTCTATCGCCGGGGGGAGCCCCAACCTTTCGCAGCTCGACCTCGGCGCCGTGCGCGCCTCGCCGCTGTTCGTGCCCGCGCTGCTGTGCACGCTGCTGGCGGCCTTCACCAAGTCGGCGCAGCTTCCCTTTCACATCTGGCTACCCACGGCGATGGAAGCGCCCACACCCATCTCGGCCTTCTTGCACTCGGCCACCATGGTCAAGGCCGGGGTGGTGCTCGTCGCCAAATTCGGGCTGATTTTCGGCACGTCGGCGCTGTGGTCGGGCATCACCGTGCCGCTGGGGCTGCTGACGATGGTGTGGGGCTCGTGGCTGGCGCTGCGGCAGACCGATCTCAAGGCGCTGCTGGCGTACTCCACCGTCTCGCAGCTCGGGCTGCTGATGAGCCTCTACGGGCTGGCCGACGCGGGCGGGCGCTTTGCCGCCACCGCGCACCTGCTCAACCACGCGGCGTTCAAGGCGGCGCTGTTTTTCGTGGTGGGCATCATCGACCATGAAACCGGCACCCGTCAGATTCCCTACCTCCAGAACCTGCGGCGTCAGATGCCGGTGACCTTCGTCATCGCGCTGCTCGCCGCGCTGAGCATGGCCGGATTGCCGCCGCTGGGCGGGTTCGTGTCCAAAGAACTGTTTTACGAAAACATGCTCCGCGCCGGTCCCGGCTTCATCGCCGTGGCGGTCCTGGGCAGCGCCCTCACCCTCGCCTACAGCGCCCGGCTGCTGAGTATTTTCTTTGCCCCCCGCTCCGGGCTGACGCCCACGCGGCGCGAACTGCGGCAGGACGCACTCAAGGCGCACGTCCACGAGGCGCCGCTGGGCCTGACCCTGCCGGCGGGACTGCTGGCGGGCACGGCGCTCCTCTTCGGTCTGTGGCCGCACACGGCAGAGGTGCTGACGCGCACTGCCGAGGCCGCGCTCAACTTCGGCGCCGTCCGTGAGCACCTCGCGCTGTGGCACGGCGTGACCCCGGCGCTGCTGCTCACAGGGCTGACCTGGCTGCTCGGCGGGCTGCTGGTGTGGCAGGCGCGGCCCTTTGCCGAGGTGCAAAGCCGCCTCACCCCGCGCTGGAACGCCAACACCGTCTATTACTCGCTGCTTCAGGGCCTCAACGTCCTGGCGAGTCGCCTGATCGCCCGCACCCAGGGTCTCGCGCTGCCCGACCAGATGCGGATTTCGCTGCTCGCCGCTGGCCTGATCGGCGGGTACGCGGTGTGGCGCTCGCCGCAGGTGTTTCACGGCATCGGCAGCGTGCCGCTCGGCATCGTGCCCATCGCGGTGCTGCTGGTCGGCGGGGCGGTGGGCGTGCTGCTCTCGAACAACCGCCTGACCGCCGTCATCGTGACCGGACTCACCGGCTTCGGCAGCGCCGCCGCGTTCCTCGCCCTGCGCGCCCCCGACCTCGCGCTCACGCAACTGCTGGTGGAAGCGGTCACGGTGATTCTCTTTCTGCTCGCCTTCCGCTACCTGCCGGGGGCACGCGACCTGCCGCGTGCGCGGGGGCGGCTGGTGCTCGACGGGCTGCTCGCGGTGGCCGCCGGGGTGGGCGTCACGCTGCTGGTGCTGTCCAGCCTGCGTTTTCTGGCGACGCCGATTTCGCCGTGGTACCTCGTCAACTCGTATGCGGGCGGCGGCGGCAAAAACGCCGTGAACGTGCTGCTGGTGGACTTCCGCGGCTTCGACACCCTGGGCGAGATCCTGGTGGTGGCGATGGTCGCGCTGGCGGTCGCCGGCCTGACCCGGCTGGGCAAACCGGGCCGGCCCCGCACCGAGCGGCGGGGCGTGACCCCGTCAGGCGCTCCCATTCTCGTGCCGAAAACGCCCCCGAAAAGCGCGGAACTGCCGGAACCCCCGACGTCTCCAGAAGCCCCACCCCCAGAATCCCCAGCGCCCCGTGAAGGAGGCCAGGAATGA
- a CDS encoding proton-conducting transporter membrane subunit gives MSGEVMLAAPGVVTSWLPLAPILTPLGIGLLTLAPLRRSLRAALLVGGAGLTLLFALLLLAATGAGSGTVLVSTLGGWAAPFGIVMAADRLGAYLSVLGAVAGLFAAWFMAAEEDPARERHHAFAFFLLLLTGVQLSFLTGDLFNLFVAFEVMLVASYALTVLGATREQLREGFRYIVMNLTASALLVLACGLTYGLLGTLNLAHLAQRSAELGPNAGVTAISVLLLIVFSAKGALFPLGFWLPGTYPALPAASGTFFASVLTKVGVYALVRVLITVFPQTRRCRARCCWASGR, from the coding sequence GTGAGCGGCGAGGTGATGCTGGCCGCGCCGGGCGTGGTGACCTCCTGGCTGCCGCTCGCGCCGATTCTGACGCCGCTGGGCATAGGGCTGCTGACGCTCGCGCCGCTGCGCCGTTCGCTGCGGGCGGCCCTGCTCGTCGGCGGCGCGGGCCTCACCCTGCTGTTTGCCCTGCTGCTGCTTGCGGCCACTGGAGCTGGGAGCGGCACGGTACTCGTCAGTACGCTGGGCGGCTGGGCGGCCCCTTTCGGCATCGTGATGGCCGCCGACCGGCTGGGCGCGTATCTCAGCGTGCTGGGCGCCGTCGCGGGCCTCTTTGCCGCGTGGTTCATGGCCGCCGAGGAAGACCCGGCGCGCGAGCGGCACCACGCCTTCGCCTTCTTCCTGCTGCTGCTGACCGGCGTGCAGCTTTCTTTCCTGACCGGCGACCTCTTCAACCTGTTCGTCGCCTTCGAGGTGATGCTGGTGGCGAGCTACGCGCTTACGGTGCTCGGGGCCACCCGCGAGCAACTGCGCGAGGGCTTCCGCTACATCGTGATGAACCTGACGGCTTCGGCGCTGCTGGTGCTCGCCTGTGGGCTGACCTACGGGTTGCTCGGTACGCTCAACTTAGCCCACCTCGCGCAGCGCAGCGCCGAACTCGGGCCGAACGCGGGCGTGACGGCCATCAGCGTCCTGCTGCTCATCGTGTTCTCTGCCAAGGGGGCCCTGTTTCCGCTGGGCTTCTGGCTACCCGGCACCTACCCGGCGCTGCCGGCGGCGAGCGGCACCTTCTTCGCGTCGGTGCTGACGAAGGTGGGGGTCTACGCCCTGGTGCGCGTTCTCATCACCGTGTTTCCGCAGACCCGGCGCTGCCGCGCGCGCTGCTGCTGGGCCTCGGGGCGGTAA
- a CDS encoding NADH-quinone oxidoreductase subunit K, whose product MASLFALIIGILVGSGVFLLLSRSVVRVVLGLAFIGYGVNLAILTVAGLENKAPPLLTLPGPYVDPLPQALILTAIVIGFATTALLLTVALRAYQVAGHEDVEAFGDNLARDPDAPDGLGADPEQQSPDSPDWEGEDDPAGPALTGGRA is encoded by the coding sequence ATGGCGTCTCTCTTTGCGCTCATCATTGGGATTCTGGTCGGCAGCGGCGTGTTTTTGCTGCTCTCGCGCTCTGTCGTGCGGGTGGTGCTGGGGCTGGCGTTTATCGGCTACGGCGTCAACCTCGCCATCCTGACGGTGGCGGGCCTGGAAAATAAGGCGCCGCCGCTGCTCACGTTGCCGGGGCCATATGTGGACCCGCTCCCGCAGGCGCTGATTCTGACCGCCATCGTCATCGGGTTCGCCACCACCGCGCTGCTGCTCACCGTGGCGCTGCGGGCGTATCAGGTGGCCGGGCACGAGGACGTGGAAGCCTTCGGCGACAATCTCGCCCGTGACCCCGACGCCCCCGACGGCCTGGGCGCCGACCCCGAGCAGCAAAGTCCCGACTCGCCCGACTGGGAAGGGGAAGACGACCCTGCCGGCCCCGCGCTCACTGGAGGCCGCGCGTGA
- a CDS encoding M1 family metallopeptidase produces the protein MRRALLRGLALSLTLGGAALGQSVGDSIFPSLGQRGLDVQHYDLHLTVPRPGEPHLSGDVTLTVGAREPLSRIVLDLLGPRVSAAQWNGQRVRWVQTAQKVEVTLPRPLRPGETGRLRLIYAGTPELSGDPGLPIRPGWQNEAGLSYSLSEPHGTRGFLPCNDHPSDPATFTVRVTVPASASAAASGLFTTQTERNGLKTLTFTQRVPVPTYALGLIVGPLERRTAPDVQLGTQTVHRRDIYAAGLPAGTTVPEGETARMLRVLSDWFGPYPDEVYGVALLPVRQLALETAGLTTMPATSNRERVRLHELAHQWFGDQVTLADWADTWLSEGFATYAELLWAESQGEDGQAMAADWYARLSVLPSRPLRATREEEIFDASAYFRGALALHALRLKVGDAAFGQFLHSYVKTFTGRPVSTTALLTLVKTQLGAEAEQTLRVWVEGRTLPPLPEPVGAPV, from the coding sequence ATGAGACGCGCCCTATTGCGGGGGCTCGCCCTCTCGCTCACCCTCGGCGGTGCGGCGCTGGGCCAGAGCGTGGGCGATTCCATCTTCCCGTCGCTCGGGCAGCGCGGGCTGGACGTGCAGCACTATGACCTACACCTGACCGTGCCGCGTCCCGGCGAGCCGCACCTCAGCGGCGACGTGACCCTCACCGTCGGTGCCCGCGAGCCGCTGTCCCGCATCGTTCTTGACCTGCTGGGGCCACGGGTGAGCGCGGCGCAGTGGAACGGGCAACGCGTGCGCTGGGTGCAGACCGCGCAGAAGGTGGAAGTGACGCTTCCGCGCCCGCTGCGCCCCGGCGAAACGGGCCGCCTGCGGCTGATCTATGCGGGTACGCCGGAACTCAGCGGCGACCCCGGTTTGCCCATCCGCCCCGGCTGGCAAAACGAGGCGGGCCTGAGCTACAGCCTCAGTGAGCCGCACGGCACGCGGGGCTTTTTGCCGTGCAATGACCACCCGTCCGACCCGGCGACCTTCACGGTGCGGGTCACGGTGCCGGCGAGCGCGTCGGCGGCGGCCAGTGGACTGTTCACGACGCAGACAGAGCGCAACGGCCTGAAGACCCTGACGTTTACCCAGCGTGTCCCAGTGCCGACCTATGCGCTGGGGCTGATTGTCGGGCCACTGGAACGGCGCACCGCACCGGACGTGCAGCTCGGCACCCAGACGGTGCACCGCCGGGACATCTACGCGGCGGGATTGCCCGCTGGGACGACGGTTCCCGAGGGCGAAACGGCGCGGATGCTGCGGGTGCTGAGCGACTGGTTCGGCCCCTACCCCGACGAGGTGTACGGCGTCGCCCTGCTGCCGGTGCGGCAACTGGCGCTGGAAACGGCGGGCCTGACCACCATGCCTGCCACTTCCAACCGCGAGCGGGTCCGGCTGCACGAGCTGGCGCACCAGTGGTTCGGCGACCAGGTGACGCTGGCCGACTGGGCCGACACCTGGCTGAGCGAAGGCTTTGCCACCTACGCCGAGCTGCTGTGGGCCGAGAGCCAGGGTGAAGACGGTCAGGCGATGGCCGCCGACTGGTACGCGCGGCTGTCGGTCCTGCCCAGCCGCCCGCTGCGCGCCACCCGTGAAGAAGAAATCTTCGATGCCAGCGCCTATTTTCGCGGCGCACTGGCCCTGCACGCCCTGCGGCTGAAGGTGGGCGACGCGGCGTTCGGGCAATTCCTGCACAGCTACGTGAAGACCTTTACAGGCCGCCCAGTTTCGACGACGGCACTGCTGACATTGGTGAAAACACAATTGGGGGCGGAGGCCGAACAGACGCTGCGGGTGTGGGTCGAAGGACGGACGTTGCCGCCGCTGCCTGAGCCTGTTGGGGCGCCCGTCTAG
- the mnhG gene encoding monovalent cation/H(+) antiporter subunit G — protein MDTLVSDFNPWRDIPILIGAFFVLTAAIGVVRFPDLYSRLHASSKLVTLGSAGIFLGVALSFQESAALTRLIAVLLFQFLTTPLTAYLIAQAAYLQGLPPVLPGGVDEWGALGRAEEYAQADQEAVQQLAAERQS, from the coding sequence ATGGACACGCTGGTCTCCGACTTCAACCCCTGGCGCGACATTCCCATCCTGATCGGGGCTTTTTTCGTGCTGACTGCCGCCATCGGGGTGGTGCGTTTTCCCGACCTGTACTCGCGGCTGCACGCCAGTTCCAAGCTGGTGACACTCGGCTCGGCGGGCATTTTTCTGGGGGTGGCCCTCTCGTTTCAGGAGTCGGCGGCGCTGACCCGCCTCATCGCCGTGCTGCTTTTTCAGTTCCTAACCACGCCGCTCACCGCTTACCTCATCGCGCAGGCGGCCTACCTCCAGGGCCTGCCGCCCGTGCTGCCGGGAGGCGTGGACGAGTGGGGCGCCCTGGGCCGGGCCGAGGAGTACGCACAGGCTGACCAGGAAGCCGTGCAGCAGCTTGCAGCGGAGCGGCAGTCTTAG
- a CDS encoding Na+/H+ antiporter subunit E, with the protein MRGLALNLLLAVVWALFSGEVSSRELAVGFLVGFLILRLFPHGLGAERYLERSRGLAGFIVFFLRELTAANIHVALIALRRDPQLNPMIVAVPLRVRGDLGLTLLAAAITLMPGTVAMGLSPDRRTLYAHAVGLKTPQAARESIVKVEEELLRFLQPELPAASQGEVPT; encoded by the coding sequence ATGAGAGGCCTGGCGCTCAATCTGCTGCTGGCGGTCGTGTGGGCGCTGTTTTCCGGTGAGGTCAGCAGCCGCGAGTTGGCGGTGGGGTTTCTGGTCGGCTTCCTGATTCTGCGGCTTTTTCCCCACGGGCTGGGGGCCGAGCGGTATCTGGAACGCAGCCGGGGGCTGGCAGGATTTATCGTCTTTTTCCTGCGCGAACTGACTGCCGCCAACATTCACGTCGCGCTGATAGCGCTGCGCCGCGACCCGCAGCTCAACCCCATGATCGTAGCGGTGCCGCTGCGGGTGCGGGGCGACCTGGGCCTGACGCTGCTCGCCGCCGCCATCACCCTGATGCCCGGCACGGTGGCGATGGGCCTGAGCCCGGACCGCCGCACGCTCTACGCGCACGCGGTGGGCCTGAAAACGCCGCAGGCCGCCCGCGAGAGCATCGTCAAAGTCGAAGAAGAACTGCTGCGGTTTCTCCAGCCGGAGTTGCCCGCCGCTTCTCAAGGTGAGGTGCCGACATGA
- a CDS encoding monovalent cation/H+ antiporter complex subunit F codes for MIINIALGIVTLSVLLVTYRVLRGPSWGDRIMAFDFLSVNLVVLFTLLAVRSRQLVMLDAALVLSLLGFLSTVALTRYLLLGRVMR; via the coding sequence ATGATCATCAATATCGCCCTGGGCATCGTGACCCTCTCGGTCCTGCTCGTGACCTACCGCGTGCTGCGCGGCCCGAGCTGGGGCGACCGCATCATGGCCTTCGATTTCCTCAGCGTGAACCTGGTGGTGCTCTTTACCCTGCTCGCCGTGCGCTCGCGTCAACTCGTGATGCTGGACGCCGCGCTGGTGCTTTCGCTGCTGGGCTTTCTGAGCACAGTGGCTCTTACTCGCTACCTGCTCCTCGGGCGGGTGATGCGCTGA
- a CDS encoding O-acetylhomoserine aminocarboxypropyltransferase/cysteine synthase family protein, translating to MTDTKQPQPLHFETLQVHAGQRPDPVTGAQQTPIYATNSYVFESPEHAADLFGLRQFGNIYSRIMNPTNDVFEQRVAALEGGVGALSVSSGHAGQLVTLLTLAQAGDNIVSSPNLYGGTVNQFRVTLKRLGIEVRFTSKDERPEEFAALIDERTRAVYLETIGNPALNIPDFEGVAKVAHEHGVAVVVDNTFGAGGYYCQPLRHGANIVLHSASKWIGGHGNGIGGVIVDGGNFDWGSGRYPLMTEPSPSYHGLKFWETFGEGNGLGLPNIAFITRARTEGLRDLGTTLAPQQAWQFLQGLETLSLRAERHAENTLALAHWLISHPDVKQVTYPGLSNHPHYDRAQTYLPRGAGAVLTFELRGGRAAGEAFIRSVKLAQHVANVGDTRTLVIHPASTTHSQLDEVTQTNAGVTPGLIRVSVGIEHVDDIREDFAQALASAGERA from the coding sequence ATGACCGATACCAAACAGCCGCAGCCTCTGCACTTCGAGACCTTGCAGGTGCACGCCGGACAACGCCCCGACCCCGTGACCGGAGCGCAGCAAACGCCCATCTACGCCACCAACTCCTACGTGTTCGAGTCGCCCGAGCACGCCGCCGACCTCTTCGGGCTGCGGCAATTCGGCAACATCTACAGCCGCATCATGAACCCCACCAACGACGTGTTCGAGCAGCGGGTGGCCGCCCTCGAAGGGGGCGTGGGGGCGCTGTCGGTGTCGAGCGGGCACGCGGGGCAGCTCGTGACATTGCTCACGCTGGCGCAGGCGGGAGACAACATCGTCTCGTCGCCCAACCTGTACGGCGGCACCGTCAACCAGTTCCGCGTCACGCTCAAGCGGCTCGGCATCGAGGTGCGGTTTACCAGCAAAGACGAGCGCCCCGAGGAATTCGCCGCGCTGATCGACGAGCGCACGCGGGCCGTATATCTGGAAACCATCGGCAACCCGGCGCTGAACATTCCCGATTTCGAGGGCGTGGCGAAAGTCGCGCACGAGCACGGCGTCGCGGTGGTCGTGGACAACACCTTCGGGGCCGGCGGATACTACTGCCAGCCGCTGCGGCACGGCGCCAACATCGTGCTGCACTCGGCGAGCAAGTGGATCGGCGGGCACGGCAACGGCATCGGCGGGGTCATCGTGGACGGCGGGAACTTCGACTGGGGCAGCGGGCGGTATCCGCTGATGACCGAGCCCTCGCCGAGTTATCACGGGCTGAAGTTCTGGGAGACGTTCGGGGAAGGCAACGGGCTGGGGCTGCCGAACATCGCCTTCATCACCCGCGCCCGCACCGAGGGGCTGCGCGACCTGGGAACGACCCTGGCGCCGCAGCAGGCGTGGCAGTTTCTGCAAGGCCTTGAAACCCTGAGCCTGCGCGCCGAGCGCCACGCCGAGAACACCCTGGCGCTGGCGCACTGGCTCATCAGCCACCCGGACGTGAAGCAGGTCACTTACCCCGGCCTGAGCAACCACCCCCACTACGACCGGGCGCAGACCTACTTGCCGCGCGGGGCGGGCGCGGTGCTCACCTTCGAGCTGCGCGGGGGCCGGGCGGCGGGCGAAGCGTTTATTCGCTCGGTCAAGCTCGCGCAGCACGTCGCCAACGTGGGCGACACCCGCACGCTGGTCATTCATCCGGCGAGCACCACCCACAGCCAGCTCGACGAGGTGACGCAGACGAACGCCGGGGTCACGCCGGGCCTCATCCGGGTGTCGGTGGGCATCGAGCACGTAGACGACATCCGCGAGGACTTCGCGCAGGCCCTGGCGAGCGCTGGGGAGCGGGCGTGA
- a CDS encoding NUDIX domain-containing protein, which produces MNLSRTLPIKRAAHVYLVRGEELLLVEERMDDGSIFYGLPGGKAQPSETLADAAVRQVLVETGLHVTNLEFVSLLEGELLTGTRNECFANFARFTAAFHGELDPTDPEVVGVKWVPFEQVEGLVRYGPPPECEERNPLIWLPTRDFIAGKARAYYPI; this is translated from the coding sequence ATGAATCTTTCGCGCACGCTGCCGATCAAGCGGGCCGCCCACGTCTATCTGGTGCGGGGTGAAGAACTGCTGCTGGTCGAAGAACGAATGGACGACGGCTCGATTTTCTATGGACTGCCGGGCGGCAAGGCCCAGCCGAGCGAGACGCTGGCCGACGCCGCCGTGCGGCAGGTGCTGGTCGAGACCGGCCTGCACGTCACCAACCTCGAATTTGTCAGCTTGCTCGAAGGCGAGCTGCTGACCGGCACCCGCAACGAGTGCTTTGCCAATTTTGCCCGCTTCACGGCGGCGTTTCATGGCGAACTCGACCCCACCGACCCCGAAGTGGTGGGCGTGAAATGGGTGCCCTTCGAGCAGGTCGAGGGCCTGGTGCGCTACGGCCCGCCGCCCGAGTGCGAGGAACGCAACCCGCTGATCTGGCTGCCCACCCGCGACTTCATCGCCGGCAAAGCGCGGGCGTACTACCCGATTTGA
- a CDS encoding proton-conducting transporter membrane subunit, with translation MLYGALGAVSQREWRRILSFTVVGSVGYLAFGLGLGTPEALRATVVYLAVSVLVTLALFLIAAVAERASGTRNVKARGFLEAMPLLAACFLLCALTVAGLPPSGGFIAKFALVRAGLAQASGPQGSLLTVIAVVSALVSSLITLYALLNVWRGFFWGKHPREEPVRQVPLTQRLPAYLASALVASLSLGAGPLLAFSGTVARELGEPERYIRGVLGTAPIVIPPPPTGDDVQKKDGQKESGQKTRTEEEK, from the coding sequence ATGCTCTACGGGGCGCTGGGGGCGGTCAGCCAGCGCGAGTGGCGGCGCATCCTGTCGTTTACCGTGGTCGGCAGCGTGGGCTACCTGGCGTTCGGCCTGGGCCTCGGCACGCCCGAAGCGCTGCGGGCCACCGTCGTCTACCTCGCGGTGAGCGTGCTCGTCACGTTGGCGCTGTTTCTGATCGCGGCGGTGGCCGAGCGGGCAAGCGGGACGCGCAACGTCAAGGCGCGGGGCTTTCTGGAGGCCATGCCGCTGCTCGCCGCCTGCTTCCTGCTGTGCGCCCTGACGGTGGCCGGGCTGCCGCCGAGCGGGGGCTTTATCGCCAAGTTCGCGCTGGTGCGGGCGGGACTGGCGCAGGCCAGCGGGCCGCAGGGTTCGCTGCTGACGGTCATCGCCGTAGTCAGCGCGCTGGTGTCCAGCCTGATTACGCTCTACGCCCTGCTCAACGTCTGGCGCGGCTTTTTCTGGGGCAAGCACCCGCGCGAGGAGCCGGTGCGTCAGGTGCCGCTTACGCAGCGCCTGCCCGCCTACCTCGCTTCCGCGCTGGTCGCGAGCCTGAGTCTGGGCGCCGGGCCGCTGCTCGCCTTTTCGGGCACGGTGGCGCGTGAACTCGGCGAGCCGGAGCGCTATATCCGGGGCGTGCTGGGCACCGCGCCGATCGTGATTCCGCCGCCGCCCACGGGAGATGACGTGCAGAAGAAGGACGGGCAGAAGGAAAGTGGGCAAAAGACCCGGACGGAGGAGGAGAAATGA
- a CDS encoding phosphoribosyltransferase family protein — translation MKTYTVQVGDVTRELPLMEVPGGARVALFNMLGDTEVTEAAGKALAARLPGDVDMLVTPEVKAVSLAHVISRESGKPYIVIRKTQKPYMHNPIAREVVSITTGKPQLLVLDGFDVEKLRGKRVAIVDDVVSSGGTLHSITEILDEVGAQVAAVVAVFTEGQERPEVTSLGHLPLFMEGDK, via the coding sequence GTGAAGACCTACACCGTACAAGTGGGCGACGTGACGCGCGAACTGCCGCTGATGGAAGTGCCCGGCGGCGCCCGGGTGGCCCTGTTCAACATGCTCGGCGACACCGAAGTGACCGAGGCGGCGGGCAAGGCGCTCGCGGCGCGGCTGCCGGGTGACGTGGACATGCTCGTCACCCCCGAGGTCAAGGCCGTGTCGCTCGCGCACGTCATCAGCCGCGAGTCGGGCAAGCCCTACATCGTGATTCGCAAGACCCAGAAGCCCTATATGCATAACCCCATCGCCCGCGAGGTGGTCAGCATCACCACCGGCAAGCCGCAACTGCTGGTGCTCGACGGCTTCGACGTGGAAAAGCTGCGCGGCAAGCGGGTCGCCATCGTGGACGACGTGGTGTCGAGCGGCGGCACTCTGCACTCCATCACCGAGATTCTGGACGAGGTGGGGGCGCAGGTCGCCGCCGTCGTCGCCGTGTTCACCGAGGGCCAGGAACGCCCGGAAGTGACCTCGCTTGGGCACCTGCCGCTGTTTATGGAGGGCGACAAGTAA